A window of the Pseudomonas fluorescens genome harbors these coding sequences:
- the gnd gene encoding phosphogluconate dehydrogenase (NAD(+)-dependent, decarboxylating), with product MQLGIIGLGRMGGNIARRLMLNGHTTVVYDRNTAFVDTLAAEGSTGVADLPALVAGLAKPRAVWVMLPAGAPTEDTIETLSNLLEAGDTIIDGGNTNYKDDIRRAKTLAEKGLHYIDVGTSGGVWGLERGYCMMIGGDAETVKRLDPLFAALAPGMGDIPRTKDRKSDDHRAEHGYIHAGPAGAGHFVKMIHNGIEYGMMAAFAEGFDILKTKSSELLPEDQRFDLNVADIAEVWRRGSVVSSWLLDLTADALAVDPKLDGFSGSVADSGEGQWTIEAAMEQKVPVPVLSNSLFSRYRSRGQGTFGDKILSAQRFGFGGHVETAKK from the coding sequence ATGCAACTCGGGATTATTGGACTGGGCCGCATGGGCGGCAATATTGCGCGACGTCTGATGCTCAACGGTCACACCACCGTTGTTTACGACCGCAATACCGCCTTTGTCGACACCCTGGCCGCCGAGGGCTCTACCGGCGTCGCCGATCTGCCTGCACTGGTCGCAGGGCTGGCCAAGCCGCGTGCGGTGTGGGTCATGCTGCCGGCGGGCGCACCGACTGAAGACACCATCGAAACCCTGAGCAATCTGCTCGAGGCGGGCGACACCATCATCGATGGCGGCAACACCAACTATAAGGACGACATCCGCCGGGCCAAGACCCTGGCCGAGAAAGGCCTGCACTACATCGACGTCGGCACCTCCGGCGGCGTCTGGGGCCTGGAGCGCGGTTACTGCATGATGATCGGCGGCGATGCCGAGACCGTTAAGCGTCTGGACCCGCTGTTCGCCGCACTGGCGCCGGGCATGGGCGACATCCCGCGCACCAAGGACCGCAAGTCCGATGACCACCGTGCCGAGCACGGCTACATCCACGCCGGTCCTGCCGGTGCCGGTCACTTCGTGAAGATGATTCACAACGGGATCGAGTACGGCATGATGGCGGCCTTCGCCGAAGGCTTCGACATCCTCAAGACCAAGTCCAGCGAGCTTCTGCCGGAAGATCAGCGTTTCGACCTGAACGTGGCCGACATCGCCGAAGTCTGGCGTCGTGGCAGCGTGGTGTCGTCGTGGCTGCTCGACCTGACCGCCGATGCCCTGGCGGTCGACCCGAAACTCGACGGTTTCTCGGGCTCCGTGGCCGACAGCGGCGAAGGTCAGTGGACCATCGAAGCGGCTATGGAACAAAAGGTGCCGGTACCGGTGCTGTCCAACTCACTGTTCTCGCGCTACCGCTCCCGCGGTCAGGGCACGTTCGGTGACAAGATCCTCTCGGCCCAGCGCTTCGGCTTCGGCGGCCACGTAGAGACTGCGAAGAAATGA
- the zwf gene encoding glucose-6-phosphate dehydrogenase, with the protein MTHTIRRKSKAEPAPPTTLFLFGAHGDLVKRLLMPALYNLSRDGLLDENLRIVGVDHNAITDEAFAQKLEDFIRTEVAAKVGKGDQMLDPALWAKLAKGISYVQGDFLDDSTYSALAAKIADSGTGNAVFYLATAPRFFSEVVRRLGAAKLLEETPEAFRRVVIEKPFGSDLQTAEALNACLLKVMSEKQIYRIDHYLGKETVQNILVSRFSNSLFEAFWNNHYIDHVQITAAETVGVETRGSFYEHTGALRDMVPNHLFQLLAMVAMEPPAAFGADAVRGEKAKVVGAIRPWTTEEARENSVRGQYGAGEVAGKPVAGYRDENNVSPESTTETYVALKVMIDNWRWVGVPFYLRTGKRMSVRDTEIVICFKPAPYAQFRDTEVDELQPTYLRIQIQPNEGMWFDLLAKRPGPALNMANIELGFAYKDFFEMQPSTGYETLIYDCLTGDQTLFQRADNIENGWRAVQPFLDAWQQDASVQSYAAGEDGPKAADDLLTRDGRVWHGLG; encoded by the coding sequence ATGACCCATACGATCCGCAGAAAATCCAAGGCAGAACCCGCACCACCGACCACGCTGTTTTTGTTCGGTGCCCACGGCGACCTGGTCAAGCGCTTGCTGATGCCGGCGCTGTACAACCTCAGTCGCGACGGCTTGCTTGACGAAAATCTGCGGATCGTTGGCGTTGACCACAACGCCATTACCGATGAAGCCTTCGCGCAAAAGCTCGAAGACTTCATCCGCACCGAAGTGGCAGCCAAGGTCGGCAAGGGCGATCAGATGCTTGATCCGGCCTTGTGGGCCAAGCTCGCCAAGGGCATCAGCTACGTCCAGGGTGACTTCCTGGACGACAGCACTTATTCAGCGCTGGCGGCGAAAATCGCCGACAGCGGCACTGGCAATGCGGTGTTCTACCTGGCCACCGCGCCACGTTTCTTCAGCGAAGTGGTGCGTCGCCTCGGCGCCGCGAAACTGCTGGAAGAAACCCCGGAAGCCTTCAGAAGGGTAGTGATCGAAAAACCGTTCGGCTCCGACCTGCAAACCGCCGAGGCGTTGAACGCCTGCCTGCTCAAGGTCATGTCGGAAAAGCAGATCTACCGGATCGATCACTATCTGGGCAAGGAAACCGTGCAGAACATTCTGGTCAGCCGGTTTTCCAACAGCCTGTTCGAAGCGTTCTGGAACAATCACTACATCGACCACGTGCAGATCACCGCCGCCGAAACCGTCGGCGTCGAAACCCGTGGCAGTTTTTACGAACACACCGGCGCCCTGCGGGACATGGTGCCCAATCACCTGTTCCAGTTGCTGGCCATGGTGGCGATGGAGCCGCCGGCCGCGTTCGGCGCCGATGCGGTGCGGGGCGAGAAGGCCAAGGTAGTCGGCGCGATCCGGCCCTGGACCACCGAGGAAGCACGGGAAAACTCGGTGCGCGGTCAATACGGTGCCGGTGAAGTCGCAGGCAAACCGGTGGCCGGTTATCGCGATGAAAACAACGTCTCCCCAGAAAGCACCACGGAAACCTACGTGGCGCTGAAAGTGATGATCGACAACTGGCGCTGGGTCGGCGTGCCGTTCTATCTGCGCACCGGCAAGCGCATGAGCGTGCGCGATACCGAGATCGTCATCTGCTTCAAACCGGCGCCGTATGCGCAGTTCCGGGATACCGAGGTCGACGAATTGCAGCCGACCTACCTGCGTATCCAGATCCAGCCCAACGAAGGCATGTGGTTCGACCTGCTGGCCAAGCGGCCGGGGCCGGCGCTGAACATGGCCAACATCGAACTGGGCTTCGCCTACAAGGACTTCTTTGAAATGCAGCCGTCCACCGGCTACGAAACCCTGATCTACGACTGCCTGACCGGTGACCAGACGCTGTTCCAGCGCGCTGACAACATCGAGAACGGCTGGCGTGCGGTGCAGCCGTTCCTCGACGCCTGGCAACAGGACGCGAGCGTGCAGAGTTACGCCGCTGGCGAAGACGGGCCGAAAGCCGCCGATGACCTGCTGACTCGCGATGGTCGCGTCTGGCATGGTCTGGGATGA